The proteins below come from a single Malus domestica chromosome 03, GDT2T_hap1 genomic window:
- the LOC103426964 gene encoding uncharacterized protein isoform X1 — MDAHGERLQTQLNGLSHGVAGLRTSLSNLKDHLLVTATENQTFLKKTITNLLTGIEDCLSGYGKPPSERATYTEEFMEETNLEWYKTLPILPKFAKRLDGYDNQLKSSLEGQGINWKVDYRQVPRSMTVSTTSGDPHITNKACQILKLLAYTTVDPSLILEIVDGSMQHVNIGFLDLNKKFKIEKKVKLKWDELSRRSIKKMGKMTRCKLFLYNCTLTAVGTSDGLEMLRTMVEGIFLHGVDLAQTVKIECKESNDTVEKSLAESSMWASFTVYYGEDRAKMVQDAWPMVKSFLQENGISCELSACNRSMKVSTTTEIKDRDRIVRARRLLELLGRTNVPPSLAIEIMNGRKQHILMKIGQQEGGLCSRFGIEKVEYEDRLRRFRASIEEIIGLTGTNLYHYQDTVTLVGGAVGQSEDLEMARILVEGYIVHNVESDCVTKLKLMKSEKRKDREGEDALATCPRKKKTKTEDVSASWSEEHAHDEGSVLIFL; from the exons ATGGATGCTCACGGCGAGCGCCTCCAAACCCAGCTCAACGGCCTCAGCCATGGGGTGGCTGGTTTGAGAACCAGTTTAAGCAACCTGAAAGATCATCTACTCGTCACCGCCACCGAAAatcaaacatttctcaaaaaaacCATCACAAATCTACTCACCGGGATCGAAGATTGCTTGAGCGGATACGGTAAGCCTCCAAGCGAACGGGCCACGTATACGGAGGAATTCATGGAAGAAACCAATT TGGAATGGTATAAGACCTTGCCCATCCTTCCGAAGTTTG CAAAAAGGCTAGACGGATATGACAATCAATTGAAATCGTCTTTGGAGGGTCAAGGCATAAACTGGAAAGTAGATTATCGTCAGGTCCCTCGTTCCATGACAGTTTCAACCACCAGTGGGGACCCACATATTACTAACAAGGCTTGTCAAATTCTTAAACTCTTGGCATATACTACCGTTGACCCATCACTG ATATTAGAGATAGTTGATGGAAGCATGCAACATGTTAACATTGGATTTCTTGATCtgaacaaaaaatttaaaattgagaAG AAGGTAAAATTGAAATGGGACGAACTTTCCAGGCGCTCCATCAAG AAAATGGGCAAGATGACGCGGTGTAAACTTTTCCTTTAC AATTGCACGCTCACTGCTGTGGGTACATCTGATGGATTGGAGATGCTGAGGACAATGGTGGAAGGCATCTTTCTCCATGGTGTTGATCTTGCACAGACTGTGAAGATTGAATGTAAGGAATCAAACGATACTGTCGAGAAGAGTCTTGCAGAAAGTAGCATGTGGGCCTCTTTCACTGTATACTATGGTGAAGACAGGG CAAAAATGGTGCAAGATGCTTGGCCTATGGTGAAATCGTTTTTACAGGAGAACGGCATTTCATGCGAATTGAGTGCG TGTAACCGTTCCATGAAAGTCTCAACAACCACAGAGATCAAGGACCGAGATCGTATTGTCAGGGCCAGGCGTCTTCTTGAACTGCTAGGAAGAACTAACGTTCCACCTTCCCTT GCGATAGAAATTATGAACGGTCGTAAGCAGCATATCTTGATGAAGATTGGGCAGCAAGAAGGTGGGCTATGCTCAAGGTTTGGGATCGAGAAG GTGGAGTACGAAGATCGGCTCCGGAGATTTCGTGCCTCTATAGAG GAGATCATTGGCTTGACAGGCACCAATCTTTATCACTAT CAAGACACTGTTACTCTTGTTGGGGGCGCTGTCGGTCAATCTGAAGACTTGGAGATGGCGAGGATTTTGGTGGAAGGCTATATAGTTCATAATGTTGAGAGTGATTGCGTCACAAAGCTGAAGCTGATGAAgtctgaaaaaagaaaagatag
- the LOC103426964 gene encoding uncharacterized protein isoform X2 yields MDAHGERLQTQLNGLSHGVAGLRTSLSNLKDHLLVTATENQTFLKKTITNLLTGIEDCLSGYGKPPSERATYTEEFMEETNLEWYKTLPILPKFAKRLDGYDNQLKSSLEGQGINWKVDYRQVPRSMTVSTTSGDPHITNKACQILKLLAYTTVDPSLKVKLKWDELSRRSIKKMGKMTRCKLFLYNCTLTAVGTSDGLEMLRTMVEGIFLHGVDLAQTVKIECKESNDTVEKSLAESSMWASFTVYYGEDRAKMVQDAWPMVKSFLQENGISCELSACNRSMKVSTTTEIKDRDRIVRARRLLELLGRTNVPPSLAIEIMNGRKQHILMKIGQQEGGLCSRFGIEKVEYEDRLRRFRASIEEIIGLTGTNLYHYQDTVTLVGGAVGQSEDLEMARILVEGYIVHNVESDCVTKLKLMKSEKRKDREGEDALATCPRKKKTKTEDVSASWSEEHAHDEGSVLIFL; encoded by the exons ATGGATGCTCACGGCGAGCGCCTCCAAACCCAGCTCAACGGCCTCAGCCATGGGGTGGCTGGTTTGAGAACCAGTTTAAGCAACCTGAAAGATCATCTACTCGTCACCGCCACCGAAAatcaaacatttctcaaaaaaacCATCACAAATCTACTCACCGGGATCGAAGATTGCTTGAGCGGATACGGTAAGCCTCCAAGCGAACGGGCCACGTATACGGAGGAATTCATGGAAGAAACCAATT TGGAATGGTATAAGACCTTGCCCATCCTTCCGAAGTTTG CAAAAAGGCTAGACGGATATGACAATCAATTGAAATCGTCTTTGGAGGGTCAAGGCATAAACTGGAAAGTAGATTATCGTCAGGTCCCTCGTTCCATGACAGTTTCAACCACCAGTGGGGACCCACATATTACTAACAAGGCTTGTCAAATTCTTAAACTCTTGGCATATACTACCGTTGACCCATCACTG AAGGTAAAATTGAAATGGGACGAACTTTCCAGGCGCTCCATCAAG AAAATGGGCAAGATGACGCGGTGTAAACTTTTCCTTTAC AATTGCACGCTCACTGCTGTGGGTACATCTGATGGATTGGAGATGCTGAGGACAATGGTGGAAGGCATCTTTCTCCATGGTGTTGATCTTGCACAGACTGTGAAGATTGAATGTAAGGAATCAAACGATACTGTCGAGAAGAGTCTTGCAGAAAGTAGCATGTGGGCCTCTTTCACTGTATACTATGGTGAAGACAGGG CAAAAATGGTGCAAGATGCTTGGCCTATGGTGAAATCGTTTTTACAGGAGAACGGCATTTCATGCGAATTGAGTGCG TGTAACCGTTCCATGAAAGTCTCAACAACCACAGAGATCAAGGACCGAGATCGTATTGTCAGGGCCAGGCGTCTTCTTGAACTGCTAGGAAGAACTAACGTTCCACCTTCCCTT GCGATAGAAATTATGAACGGTCGTAAGCAGCATATCTTGATGAAGATTGGGCAGCAAGAAGGTGGGCTATGCTCAAGGTTTGGGATCGAGAAG GTGGAGTACGAAGATCGGCTCCGGAGATTTCGTGCCTCTATAGAG GAGATCATTGGCTTGACAGGCACCAATCTTTATCACTAT CAAGACACTGTTACTCTTGTTGGGGGCGCTGTCGGTCAATCTGAAGACTTGGAGATGGCGAGGATTTTGGTGGAAGGCTATATAGTTCATAATGTTGAGAGTGATTGCGTCACAAAGCTGAAGCTGATGAAgtctgaaaaaagaaaagatag